The DNA segment aaaataacataaatccaatacaaaattatttaaatgtttTAAAGAATAGTTACAACAATAAAACACTACTACTACCCACGTGTATGTGCGAAACTTCTGCTAGTATATCATTAATGGTTGGATATTTATATTAGAGAAAGTTTAGGAGAccaatacttttattaaaatttggctaGCACTTAACCagtaaaagaaaagtgagtaatCCAACACTATTAGATATAATctcacattattaaaaatattaatgataactaattaataactacaaatcacaaaatctatTGACCTCATATCActtctttttatattaattcCCTGTTTTACTAGAtccatataattttttctttctttttttggttaGGGATAATTTTACCTTTCTAAAGCTCAGTTGATTTGAGACATGTACGAgggaaaaaaacaataaaaataaaaagagaggctaaaaatttttattaaagaagaaaaatgtgtgtaatttaattttattggtggtgtatgtgtttttattttcatatggAAATCAGTAATTGATAAGTCCGATTATTTtgtaagttaattttttaaattttttaaatttttttaatatcaaattggagagttcgatttgtttgttataaacttttttaaaaaagaaattcataaattaaaaggTCCAATTTTCGTTCCTAATAAATCGCATGATCTGATTTtcacattttaaataaaaagaataacatTTTTATAATCCATTATCttaaaaaacaataatttgCAAAAAAGGGACCATGTGCATCAAAATCcacggaaaaaaaaaagaaaaaagaaaaaagaaaaagccagaaaaacaaacagaaaacaaaacCAAAGCCTTATCGCACACAAAATTTGACAGGCACACAACCATCCACACACACCCCTTCCGAAACATAAGTTTATCTTCCCTTCCATACATAAAACAACCTCactcttctctcctcttcttcttcttcctttttctcttatcCTTCTTCTTTCAATGTCCCCAATTCTCACATAAGTTTCACTCACTCTCACTCTTTCAACTCAAAGGTACCATATTcttctgtttcttctttttgttttattgggGGCCACGaatattgatattgatatcaCTATCACTatcactaatttttttcttcactttcttAAGTGAATTTTGTTTCCGGATATGTTGAATTATCAACTGGGGTGTGTAGAGtaatgataaatttttgaaCTTTCATCTTATTTGGACCATTTCTTccctttatttttattggtagTTTTCGGGTTGTGGGGTGGGGGTAAAATATGCTTATACTAGTTGGGAACGTGCAAGGAACAATGGGTTCTGTGGCTACCCCATTGAGTTTTGGAAGCTTAATGGGTGTGAGTTCCAATGGAGGAAGGTCCCGTTCTGTTGTGAGGAGGGTGTCCCTTTCAAGAGGTAACTCTATTAAGGACAAGAGGAGATGGCATTGTATATCACTGTCTGTTTGTAGATATTCTGTTACCACAACCGATTTTGTGGCTGACCAGGGAAATTCAGTGTCCCTTGATTCTAACAGTAGTAGAGGAAGCCAAGGTGGTGATGATGGTAGTGGTGGTTTTGTGCTTAAGCCTCCTCCTAAGCCTGTTTTGAAGTCCCAGGAGAATAAGGATAGTCCCCTTTTGGGCTCGAATTCAGAGTCCTGGGGGAATTCGCGGAATGGCGAGTCCCTAGATGATGATGTACAGGAGAGGAATAAAGTGATTGAGTCACTTGGTGAGGTGTTGGAGAAAGCTGAAAAGTTGGAAAGCCCCAAGTTGGATGATAAAAGGAATAATGGCTCAATAAATAAACCCACAGCGCCCAATACAAATGGTAATTCTAAGGTCAGTAAACCGGTAAATTCAGCTAAAACCCAGAAGGCTAAAACCTTGAAGAGTGTATGGCGTAAGGGGGATTCGATTGCAAATGTACAGAAGGTTGTTAAGGAGGTACCTAAGCCTAATAACAAGAGTGTGGTAGGGGAAAAATCTGAAATAGGGGCAGAAGGGAAGATAACATCCGAGTCTCGTGCTCCCCAGCCCTCATCAAAATCTCAGCCAATGTTACAAGCAAAACCTTCTGTAGCTCCACCACCCATAAAAAAGCCTGTGGTGTTGAAGGATAAGGGGGCAGCTAATGCATCTGTTAAATCTAAAGAAAGGAAGCCTGGGCCGATCTTAATTGACAAGTTTGCTTCCAAGAAACCCGTTGTCGATCCTGTAATTGCTCAAGCAGTCCTAGCCCCTCCAAAACCAGGGAAGGGCCCTCCATCAGGAAAGTTTAAAGATGACTACAGGAAGAGAGGTGCTCCAGCTGGAGGAGCAAGAAGGCGTCTActaaatgatgatgatgatgtgatTCCCGATGAGGACACATCGGAACTCAATGTCTCTATTCCTGGTGCtgcaagaaaaggaagaaaatggaGTAAAGCGAGTCGAAAGGCAGCAAGGCTACAGGCTGCCAAGGATGCGGCTCCTGTCAAAGTCGAAATTCTAGAGGTCAGTGACAAAGGTATGCTGGTGGAGGAGTTAGCCTTCAACTTGGCAATCAGTGAAGGAGAAATCCTTGGATCTTTGTATGCCAAGGGGATCAAACCAGACGGCGTGCAAACTCTCGACAAAGATATGGTGAAGATGATATGTAAAGAGTATGATGTGGAAGTTATAGATGCTGATCCAGTCAAAGTTGAATCGTTAGCAAAGAAAAGGGAAATTCTTGATGAAGATGATCTTGACAAACTCAAAGATAGACCTCCTGTCATCACTATTATGGGCCACGTAGATCACGGCAAGGTAAGTGACATCATTCTGTGactttattctttcttttacGCCTTATTTTTTCGGTCTGACTTCCTCTATTTTCGTATACTTATCGGTATTTTCAATTGGCAGACAACTCTTTTGGATTATATACGGAAGAGCAAGGtatgataataatataatattgcaTCCTTTATTCTTTTTTCAGTTTCATTCATGATCAGGAATCTATAGGCTACACGGATATTTTCTTGTATAATTGCTATTGGTTATTAACATGTTTTAGGAAACTTTTATGCAATATAATTAggtttaaaatagattaattatGCTACATATGATGTCTGATGCGAAATATTTTCGTTCTTATGGTTGTCTCACATGTAACAATATTGTCCCTATGCTGTTTCAACCTTTGTAGGTTTCTTGGTTGGGCTTTATCCTACTTGTAATGTGGGATATGCAATTCATATGATTTCAGTTTTAGGTATTAATGATTAGGGAAATAGAACATGGAACATACTATGAGAATAAGAGAtaggtatttttcttgttaCCAATGATTAGTAATAGATGTTTTATGTGTCGCTGTGACGTGCTATGCTGTTCCATGCTGGTCGTGTGTCTTAGTATCTATAGATGATGGAATTATGTTATTGCCATACCTTAGCATACTAATGCACATTTGCATGCACGCTCAACACAAGCCTGATGCGCCAATTGTTAACAGGTAGCTGCTTCTGAAGCTGGTGGGATCACCCAGGGGATCGGGGCTTATAAAGTAGAAGTACCTGTTGACGGAAAACCTTTGCCCTGTGTTTTCCTTGATACTCCTGGGCATGAGGTATACTCATTGCTAATTATCATTTCTATCCTTTTCCTTATACAtctgccaaaaaaaaaaaaaggaattgtATATTTCCTTCTTTAGGATCATGgttagattctgcaatttaaaggATGGCTCATTGACTTACCCTAGTGGTCTTGTGTGCAGTTTCTGGCTTAATTGTTTCCTATAATTAGCTTTGCTCTCTTCTTTCCTATAGATGATATGTTATGTGTGTTCTTGTAGGCGTTTGGGGCAATGAGAGCTCGTGGGGCAAGTGTGACAGACATTGCTATCATTGTTGTGGCTGCTGATGATGGCATCCGGCCTCAAACAAATGAAGCTATAGCTCATGCCAAAGCAGCGGGAGTACCCATAATCATTGCCATAAACAAGGCATGACAACAtgatttgtttgaattgaatgttTAAATAAAGAACGATAGATCATCATTTAATAATTCTTGTTCATTACTTGGTGATTGCATTAGGATTTTTGACAAATCATTATATGTTCTTTTTGAAACAGATAGATAAGGACGGAGCGAATCCTGAGCGAGTCATGCAAGAGCTTTCTTCTATTGGTTTAATGCCAGAAGATTGGGGTGGTGACACCCCAATGGTTCAGGTTTTTACcttatattttatactttttcaactctcatattttttcttatgcTTATGTAAGTTTATGGACAatatgtttctttcttttttctttcatgaCAGATAAGTGCTCTTAAAGGGCAGAATATAGATGATCTTTTGGAAACTGTTATGCTTGTGGCTGAGGTAATTTGTTTATCTTTGGTGTCTTGACTAACTAAACTCATTTAAGCCTCCAACTATTCTATCTTGTTCTCCAATTAATTTATAGATTTTAATGTTTATATGTTTAGAAAAGATAAGTCTGtatagaaaacaaaatgaagataTATGGACTTTGAAACATTCATTTCCATTTCCTTTATATCAGATATACATTTATAGATTACaatttgatacaaaatttatatggaaaaaaatattacaattaaGTTGCTGTCACATTATGAAGTATCTTTTGTGTTGCTGAAATATTGATTTAAGTTTCTGTGATTTTTTGGGAATATGATGTCTATTGACTAATTGATGGTGTTTGGTGGGGCTTTCTTTTAGCTGTGTTTCATACTGACCCCTAATTATCACTTATTTAGTTGCAAGAGTTGAAAGGAAATCCTGATAGAAGCGCAAAGGGAACAGTCATAGAGGCAGGTCTTGATAAATCAAAAGGACCTTTTGCTACCTTTATTGTGCAAAATGGTACCCTCAGAAGGGGAGATATAGTAGTTTGCGGAGAAGCTTTTGGAAAGGTTGGTGgatatttaaattcaatcttATAATGACTTTAAACTTTTGGTCATGGAATTTTTCTCTATTTGCATTGCTTTGTTGCCTCTGCAATTTTTAACATCCTTTGATTTGGTTCTTTCAGGTGCGAGCTTTGTTTGATGATGCTGGAAAGCGTGTTGATTTAGCTACACCCTCTATTCCCGTACAGGTTTGTTAATTCTTAGTACAGAAGAAGGCATATGATGTGTTGCTAGATTTTTCCTCATATTCATATAGAAATGATTTGAATTCATTATGTGATGCAATAATGGTTGGCTTGACATTTCTCTGATCCGCATTTAAAAGTGAATTCATTTACATGTGCACATTGAATTATTAGATTGCACAAGGTTtggtattattatatattatctttttgaGTAATTGGGAATTTCTGATATTGAGGTAATGACAGATTTTTGTCTTCAATCCAAATCTTGGGGCCAACTTGAAAGTTAATATAAATGAAATCTTCATTTAAAGTTAATTGCATCAGAAAAGCTTTTCAACAGCGGAGAACATCAAACAATTACGGACTTTTGATCTATCATAGTTGACATCTCCGGTCACTTTTTAAATACTATGCACATTTTAGGTTCTAAATGCATGCCAAAAGTCAGACCTATTAAAGAATTATCTGAAATCTGTTTTCTGTCTTCTGTTCATCTTTGCAGGTTATTGGATTGAATAATGTTCCGATTGCCGGTGATGAATTTGAGGTTGTTGAATCCCTTGATACTGCACGTGAAAGAGCAGAATCCCGTGCTGAGTTGTTGCGAAATGAGCGTATTTCTGCAAAGGCAGGGGATGGCAAGATTACCCTTTCTTCCTTAGCTTCTGCAGTTTCATCAGGAAAGCTTTCTGGACTCGACTTGCATCAACTAAATATTATCTTGAAGGTTGATCTTCAGGTATAGTCACTTCTACAAGTCTTCTTGGATTCGTAAAGCATTGTATTGATCTTAACTTTATGGATCAACTTACCTGGttgaatttattaaattttatatcatagATATCTTGTAGTGGTTTTATGTTATGTATTGGATCACTAAAATAAGAGCATAATTTGTGTAACTTACCAATGCATCTAGTGCCTAAATGTACTATATGTTACCTACTAGTACATTAAAGAGCATTGAGTATTTGTTGCAGGAAAAACTGTGTTTATCAATACAGGAAGTGGACCAATATACATAGctattaataataagcaaatattaTGTGGCCCATCGTTTTGATGCGAAGCTATTTGTCAAGACATGCATTAAGGTGTTAGATATATATTTGTCTGCGAAAGCATTTTGATATAAATGTAATTGTTTTCTGAAAcccaaatctcagttaggcctGTATGAAATAGCCGTCAAGTCCCTAACCAAGAACTAGCCATCCGCCCCCACGGCATTGTCATCAGGGTGGCTGAACTGGCGGCAGCTGtattattaacaaaaagaaATATCCATTACAACCAAAGTTTGTATATCCCTATAACTAGATTTATTAACACATCTGACATATTCTCTAGCACTTCTCGCTTATGCATGTACAACTTATTGCATACACTAGTTATTGCAGAACATTCAAACTCGAGAGAGGATTTAGATAAATGTATTTTGACTCTAGCTTATTCGAGAAAACACTTCTATTATCTAGGTCATTGATACCTATAAAAGTAATATATTGAATTCTAtctcatatcatatcatatcatattatatttaatacattTCCAAATTTGTTATATGCCAAATATTTGCTACGGTTAAAATATGCAAAGAAGCAATTAGTTCCTGCATTTACTACTTAAAATGTTTCATTGATAATCACTTTTGTGATTGTTTCACCCGAAATCAAAATTCATTTTCCTTGCTCTTGCCCAGGGATCCATTGAAGCTGTCAGACAAGCCCTGCAGGTGCTACCACAAGATAACGTCACATTGAAGTTTTTATTGGAAGCAACAGGCGATGTAACCACAAGTGACATTGATCTTGCAGTTGCAAGCAAAgcaattatttttggatttaatGTCAAAGCACCAGGTTCGGTGAAAAGCTATGCAGATAATAAAGCTGTTGAGATTAGATTATACAGAGTCATTTATGACTTAATCGATGATGTCAGAAATGCAATGGAAGGGCTCTTAGAGCCTGTTGAGGTACATCAACATATCTTTTATTGTATACCCTTTTAGTGTAGATTATGCATATGAATTTACACACTAATTATTGATGACATTTAAGTATGTTATTGTTTGTAAAGAAAACATCTAATGTATTTTAAAGCACACTACACTTCCTAAGGGGAGTTTTGGAGCAACGGTTGAGTTATCTCCACGTGACCGAGGTCACGGGTTCAAGCCGTGGAAACAGCCACTGATATAATTATTAGGTTAGGTTGCATACATTACACCCTTTGGATTGGTCCTTCCCCGAACCCTGCCTTAACGTGGGATGCTTATGCACCGGACTGCCCTGAGACTACACTGATCTTCCTGTTCTATTGGGCAGTAATGGTCATAAATTGGGTCCTTTTCCGACAGTTATGGGGTTAGGGATCCTTTTCTTTGTGTTCCAGTAATGGTAAAAGTGTCTTAGGATAGAAAATGTATCTGTCTTTGTCCCAATTGTCCACAAATTTTCGGTGGTGAAAAGATGGTCAAATTTTGCCCCTAGACAGAGACATTTTGTCTGCTTTTGTATCTATTTCCTTCTCCAAATAGGTTTGTATCTCTTAGCATCTCTATTTTTTACTCGAGACAGTCACCAAGTTAGAACTTTGAACTTTGGTTGATGAGCACTAGGGCATGCTTTATTTGCCTTTATCTTCAGTCTGACCTAAATTACTGAACATTCTGCTGTAAACTAACTGCTATCTTTTTGCAGGAGCAAATAAAAATTGGCTTAGCAGAAGTGCGAGCCACATTCAGCAGTGGTAGTGGTCGTGTTGCGGGATGCATGGTTAATGAGGGAAAGGTGGAGAAAGGATGCGGTATTCGAGTCATTCGGAAGGGAAAAGAAGTTCACGTTGGTACTGTTGATTCTTTGAGACGGGTAAAGGAGATAGTTAAAGAGGTATGTCTTTGCTTCAAAGTCCTACTTCCCATGATGTTAAAATTACCGTGCCTGATATTTCTTGTGTGTCTACTCATGTTAAAAGAAATTATAGTCTCactaaagatttttttttttaattattaactcatACTTCATGCATTTTGGATAGGACTGTCAAACGGGCTTGTCCAGCCTGCCTAAGTCCACGGGTTATGCGGGATAGCCCGTTTAACTTTTGTTTGTTCACAGGTTTCAATTTTCAATCCCGAATTGTTTTTGCCAGCCCGATGGGTTAAAGGGCTGgttcatttatattttatttttgaaaaaaaaattgaataaaaaatccagttttaagcttaaaagaaaatttggacaaaaaatcactttttgggaaaaaatcttAAACAAACAGCTTTTTAGTGGGTGGGTTGGGGGAAATATTGGAGAAGTGCCAATCgttaaaaaaatgcaaaaaaatttaaacaggC comes from the Arachis duranensis cultivar V14167 chromosome 7, aradu.V14167.gnm2.J7QH, whole genome shotgun sequence genome and includes:
- the LOC107459721 gene encoding translation initiation factor IF-2, chloroplastic; this encodes MLILVGNVQGTMGSVATPLSFGSLMGVSSNGGRSRSVVRRVSLSRGNSIKDKRRWHCISLSVCRYSVTTTDFVADQGNSVSLDSNSSRGSQGGDDGSGGFVLKPPPKPVLKSQENKDSPLLGSNSESWGNSRNGESLDDDVQERNKVIESLGEVLEKAEKLESPKLDDKRNNGSINKPTAPNTNGNSKVSKPVNSAKTQKAKTLKSVWRKGDSIANVQKVVKEVPKPNNKSVVGEKSEIGAEGKITSESRAPQPSSKSQPMLQAKPSVAPPPIKKPVVLKDKGAANASVKSKERKPGPILIDKFASKKPVVDPVIAQAVLAPPKPGKGPPSGKFKDDYRKRGAPAGGARRRLLNDDDDVIPDEDTSELNVSIPGAARKGRKWSKASRKAARLQAAKDAAPVKVEILEVSDKGMLVEELAFNLAISEGEILGSLYAKGIKPDGVQTLDKDMVKMICKEYDVEVIDADPVKVESLAKKREILDEDDLDKLKDRPPVITIMGHVDHGKTTLLDYIRKSKVAASEAGGITQGIGAYKVEVPVDGKPLPCVFLDTPGHEAFGAMRARGASVTDIAIIVVAADDGIRPQTNEAIAHAKAAGVPIIIAINKIDKDGANPERVMQELSSIGLMPEDWGGDTPMVQISALKGQNIDDLLETVMLVAELQELKGNPDRSAKGTVIEAGLDKSKGPFATFIVQNGTLRRGDIVVCGEAFGKVRALFDDAGKRVDLATPSIPVQVIGLNNVPIAGDEFEVVESLDTARERAESRAELLRNERISAKAGDGKITLSSLASAVSSGKLSGLDLHQLNIILKVDLQGSIEAVRQALQVLPQDNVTLKFLLEATGDVTTSDIDLAVASKAIIFGFNVKAPGSVKSYADNKAVEIRLYRVIYDLIDDVRNAMEGLLEPVEEQIKIGLAEVRATFSSGSGRVAGCMVNEGKVEKGCGIRVIRKGKEVHVGTVDSLRRVKEIVKEVNAGLECGIGLEDFDDWVEGDILEAFNSVQKRRTLEEASESMAAAVEGVGV